Proteins encoded within one genomic window of Verrucomicrobiota bacterium:
- a CDS encoding Gfo/Idh/MocA family oxidoreductase, with protein MKHWTRRNFVKASGASLASLASLNLPNTFAQSSPNERIRHAVIGTGGQGTGHCRAFAKLKDCEVVAVCDLDPARRDKAAASLPNASHVKKYDDFRRLLEDKSIDTVSIATCDHWHTPIALAAILAGKHVYVEKPCSHNVQESRLLVKAARQYKICVQHGTQRRSSGEAMAAVQALRDGVIGKVLVGKAINHQLRKPIGRAPVSQPPAGVNYDFWLGPAPARAFTNNRWHYNWHWFWDYGCGDLGNDGIHQVDVARWGLGVDYPKAVVCSGGQLFYDDDHETPDTQTVICEYEKCHLIYEMRLFTPYALEGHDNGNVFYGTEGKLEIGRKGAVVTLKDGAVKKIDGAGENNMENFLAAVRANDPSRLNARIDLGAISADLCHLGNIGTRLGGQRLEYDYVSGRITRCGGREAEANALLTRPYRAGYELPYGG; from the coding sequence ATGAAGCACTGGACACGGCGAAATTTCGTGAAAGCGTCAGGCGCAAGTCTTGCCAGCCTGGCGTCTTTGAACCTTCCGAACACGTTCGCGCAAAGTTCACCCAACGAGCGCATCCGCCACGCGGTCATCGGCACCGGCGGCCAGGGAACTGGCCATTGCCGGGCCTTTGCCAAGTTGAAAGATTGCGAGGTTGTGGCCGTTTGCGATCTCGATCCGGCCCGGCGTGACAAAGCCGCGGCCAGCTTGCCCAACGCCAGTCACGTGAAGAAATACGACGACTTCCGGCGGTTGCTGGAGGACAAATCGATCGATACCGTGAGCATCGCGACCTGCGACCACTGGCACACGCCGATCGCGTTGGCGGCGATTCTGGCCGGCAAACACGTTTATGTGGAGAAACCTTGCAGCCACAACGTGCAGGAGAGCCGGTTGCTGGTGAAAGCTGCCCGGCAATACAAAATCTGCGTCCAACACGGCACGCAACGGCGAAGTTCCGGCGAGGCGATGGCGGCGGTTCAGGCCTTGCGCGATGGCGTCATCGGAAAAGTCCTGGTCGGCAAAGCCATCAACCATCAGTTGCGCAAGCCGATCGGCCGCGCCCCGGTGAGCCAGCCGCCGGCGGGCGTGAACTACGACTTCTGGCTGGGCCCGGCGCCGGCGCGCGCATTCACGAATAATCGCTGGCACTACAACTGGCACTGGTTTTGGGATTACGGCTGCGGCGACCTCGGCAACGACGGCATCCATCAAGTCGATGTCGCGCGTTGGGGCCTCGGGGTCGATTACCCGAAGGCCGTGGTTTGCTCCGGCGGGCAACTGTTCTACGACGACGATCATGAAACGCCGGACACGCAAACCGTCATCTGCGAATATGAGAAGTGCCATCTCATTTACGAAATGCGGCTCTTCACGCCTTACGCGCTCGAAGGCCACGACAACGGCAACGTCTTTTACGGAACGGAGGGCAAATTGGAGATCGGCCGCAAAGGCGCCGTCGTGACCCTGAAGGACGGCGCGGTCAAGAAAATCGACGGGGCCGGTGAGAACAACATGGAAAACTTTCTCGCGGCGGTCCGGGCCAACGATCCCTCCCGGTTGAATGCGCGCATCGATCTCGGCGCCATTTCGGCCGATCTCTGTCATCTCGGCAACATCGGCACGCGCCTGGGCGGCCAGCGTCTTGAATACGATTACGTCTCCGGAAGAATCACCCGCTGCGGCGGGCGCGAAGCCGAGGCCAACGCGCTGCTCACTCGCCCTTATCGCGCCGGATACGAACTCCCGTACGGCGGTTGA
- a CDS encoding protein-L-isoaspartate(D-aspartate) O-methyltransferase: MNSRLFKSCPLLVVALAGCGGPQVQTGLPLAGGDSREALREAMVRDQIEARGVKDPEVLVAMRRVPRHEFVPERLRDHAYNDHPLPIGEDQTISQPYIVAFMTEALRLKRGQRVLEIGTGSGYQAAVLAELGVEVYTIEIIPSLAERARATLARLNYKSVQVRAGDGYLGWPEAAPFDGIIVTAAPPRVPRPLIDQLKPGARLVVPEGVAEQDLVIYTKAADGQLRREAVLPVRFVPMTGRAQESLKR; encoded by the coding sequence ATGAACTCGCGGCTGTTCAAATCCTGTCCATTGCTCGTCGTGGCACTGGCCGGATGCGGCGGACCGCAAGTTCAGACCGGCCTTCCGCTCGCCGGAGGCGATTCGCGCGAAGCCCTTCGTGAAGCCATGGTGCGCGACCAGATCGAAGCGCGCGGCGTCAAAGATCCCGAGGTGCTCGTCGCGATGCGCCGCGTGCCGCGGCATGAATTCGTCCCGGAACGGCTTCGCGACCATGCGTACAACGATCACCCGCTCCCCATTGGCGAGGATCAAACCATTTCCCAGCCGTACATAGTCGCTTTCATGACCGAGGCGTTGCGGCTCAAGCGAGGCCAGCGCGTCCTCGAAATCGGGACTGGTTCAGGCTATCAGGCCGCCGTGCTCGCGGAACTTGGTGTCGAAGTCTATACCATCGAAATCATTCCCAGTCTGGCCGAGCGCGCCCGCGCGACGCTGGCGCGGCTGAATTACAAGAGCGTCCAGGTTCGAGCGGGTGACGGCTATCTGGGTTGGCCGGAGGCGGCGCCGTTCGACGGCATTATCGTCACCGCGGCGCCGCCGCGCGTGCCACGCCCATTGATCGATCAATTGAAGCCTGGCGCCCGCCTGGTGGTGCCCGAAGGCGTGGCCGAACAAGACCTCGTGATCTATACCAAAGCCGCGGACGGCCAGTTGCGGCGCGAAGCGGTTTTGCCTGTGCGCTTCGTGCCCATGACCGGGCGCGCGCAGGAGTCGTTAAAGCGCTAA
- a CDS encoding bacteriocin-protection protein has product MKIVYFKAPSEFRRWLEANHAKVSELWVGFYKKDSGKTGITYHEALCFGWIDGIKKRVDELSYTHRFSPRKAKSNWSLINMRRAEALKKSGRMTAPGLKAFEARDRRKSGYSVQDRPQKFEGAHEKEFRTNPKAWEFFRAQPPGYQRMACWWVMSAKREETRWRRLGQLILLSEKQARLAVTSETANR; this is encoded by the coding sequence ATGAAAATCGTCTATTTCAAAGCGCCGTCTGAATTTCGCCGGTGGCTGGAAGCGAACCACGCCAAAGTGTCCGAGCTCTGGGTCGGCTTTTACAAGAAGGACTCCGGCAAGACCGGCATCACTTATCATGAAGCGCTCTGTTTTGGCTGGATCGATGGCATCAAGAAGCGCGTGGACGAGTTGAGTTACACGCATCGCTTCTCTCCCCGGAAAGCCAAAAGCAACTGGAGCCTGATCAATATGCGGCGCGCCGAGGCCTTGAAGAAATCGGGCCGGATGACGGCGCCGGGCTTGAAGGCGTTTGAGGCGCGGGACCGCAGGAAGTCGGGCTACTCCGTTCAAGACCGGCCTCAAAAGTTCGAAGGCGCCCACGAGAAGGAATTCCGGACGAACCCAAAGGCCTGGGAATTCTTCCGGGCACAACCACCGGGCTATCAGCGAATGGCCTGCTGGTGGGTGATGAGCGCGAAGCGAGAAGAAACGCGTTGGCGGCGGCTTGGTCAGCTTATCCTTCTGTCGGAAAAACAAGCGCGGCTGGCTGTGACTTCAGAGACTGCGAACCGGTAG